CCTGATTACGTTTGCCCGCAGCGGGCTGGATCTCACCCATATTCTGTTCGGCAACATTCTGGCCGTTCCGCAATCCGAGCTGCTGCAATCCTTCATCATTATGCTGGTGGTGATCGCTGTCATTGCCCTGCTGTACAAGGAGCTGCTGATCAGCTCGTTCGACCCGGTCGTGGCGAAGGCTTACGGGCTGAAGACCGGCTTCTATCATTATCTGCTGATGATGCTGCTCTCGGTCGTGACTGTCTCTTCCCTGTCCCAGGTCGGCATCGTGCTGGTAATCGCCATGCTGGTCATTCCGGCAGCCACCTCGTATCTGTGGTCGAATACCTTGCTGCATATGATTATTATGGCCTCTGCGGCCGGAGCGGTATCCGGTGTAGCCGGTGTGTATGTGAGCTTCCGCTTCAATCTGCCGACAAGCGCCACGATCGTGCTGGTGGGCATGGCCCTGTTCATCATTTCATTCATTGTATCGCCTAAGAATAATTTCCTGCGGAGAGGATTGAAGCAAGCATGAAGCTTACAAACCGGATTCATATCGTCAAAATCATAACCGTATCCCTGCTCCTTCTGCTGCTCGCGGCCTGTGCTGACAGCAGTACCAGCAAGGGGGAAGCTGAGGATGACGGAAAACTGCAGATTGTAGCCACCTATTCCATTCTCGCGGATATGACCCGGAATATTACCGGAGACAAGGCGGATGTCTACAGCATGGTTCCCATCGGCACAGACCCGCATATGTATGATCCGCTGCCTGCGGACACCGGGAAGGTGTCCGGTGCGGACCTGATTTTCTATAACGGTCTGAATCTGGAGACCGGCAAGGGCTGGTTCCAGGATCTGCTTAAGGTAACGAAGAAGGAGGAAGCCGCGTTCGCCGTCTCCGAAGGGGTAGAACCGATGTACTTAACCGAGAAGGGGAAGGAGTCCCAGGTGGACCCTCATGCCTGGCTGGACATCCG
This region of Paenibacillus sp. FSL K6-1096 genomic DNA includes:
- a CDS encoding metal ABC transporter permease; amino-acid sequence: MLESLSGLLNIPVYAMNAGLSAIILGIVSGALGSFIVLRKMSLMGDALSHAVLPGVALSYILGINMLLGASLFGLIAAILIQFITSRSNIKSDTSIGIILSSFFALGIVLITFARSGLDLTHILFGNILAVPQSELLQSFIIMLVVIAVIALLYKELLISSFDPVVAKAYGLKTGFYHYLLMMLLSVVTVSSLSQVGIVLVIAMLVIPAATSYLWSNTLLHMIIMASAAGAVSGVAGVYVSFRFNLPTSATIVLVGMALFIISFIVSPKNNFLRRGLKQA